In one Cupriavidus taiwanensis genomic region, the following are encoded:
- a CDS encoding crotonase/enoyl-CoA hydratase family protein, producing MSDTLLKEIRGNVMVLTINRPEARNAMDFETATAIAAALDELDARDDLSLAVLTGAGGTFCSGMDLKGFLAGKRPSIPGRGFGGVTEQPPRKVLIAAVEGYALAGGFELVLACDLVVASRAAKFGLPEVKRGLAAAAGGLIRLPRRVPYHVAMEYALTGDMLPAERAYELGLVNRLTDAGGALDAALQLAGAVGANGPLAIAASKQVVAQSGDWTREEMFVKQKPLIDPVFTSADAREGAAAFAEKRKPVWTGK from the coding sequence ATGAGCGATACCCTGCTGAAGGAAATCCGCGGCAACGTGATGGTGCTGACCATCAACCGCCCCGAGGCCCGCAACGCGATGGATTTCGAGACTGCCACGGCAATTGCCGCGGCGCTGGATGAGCTCGACGCGCGCGACGACCTGAGCCTGGCGGTGCTGACCGGCGCTGGCGGCACCTTCTGCTCCGGCATGGACCTGAAGGGCTTCCTGGCCGGCAAGCGCCCGAGCATTCCCGGCCGCGGCTTTGGCGGCGTCACCGAGCAGCCGCCGCGCAAGGTGCTGATCGCCGCGGTCGAGGGCTATGCGCTCGCCGGTGGATTCGAGCTGGTGCTGGCCTGCGACCTGGTGGTCGCCTCGCGCGCGGCGAAGTTCGGCCTGCCCGAGGTCAAGCGCGGCCTCGCCGCCGCCGCCGGCGGCCTGATCCGCCTGCCGCGCCGCGTGCCATACCACGTGGCGATGGAATACGCGCTGACCGGCGACATGCTGCCGGCCGAGCGCGCCTACGAACTCGGCCTGGTCAACCGCCTGACCGATGCCGGCGGCGCGCTCGACGCCGCGCTGCAGCTGGCCGGCGCGGTCGGCGCCAACGGGCCGCTGGCCATTGCCGCCAGCAAGCAGGTGGTGGCGCAGTCCGGCGACTGGACCCGCGAGGAAATGTTCGTGAAGCAAAAGCCGCTGATCGACCCGGTGTTTACCTCGGCCGACGCGCGCGAGGGCGCCGCCGCCTTCGCCGAGAAGCGCAAGCCGGTGTGGACGGGCAAGTGA
- a CDS encoding SDR family NAD(P)-dependent oxidoreductase — protein MKLTNMSAVVTGGASGLGLACVRRLVERGVDVVIADLSEERGNAVVDEFGGKVRFVKADVTDTEQMNAVYDAAEAIAPLRALIHCAGLGGPVRVVEKDGSPGSLEKYESIVRINLIGTFNALRLGAARMAKNELVDGERGACVLTASVAAYEGQIGQIPYASAKAGIVGMTLVAARDLAQRAIRVCTIAPGLFDTPLLAKLPENVRASLGAMVPHPARLGAPDEYASTALHILENPMLNGETIRLDGAIRMAPR, from the coding sequence ATGAAACTGACCAATATGTCCGCCGTCGTCACCGGCGGCGCTTCCGGCCTGGGCCTGGCCTGCGTGCGGCGCCTGGTGGAACGCGGCGTCGACGTGGTCATCGCCGACCTGTCGGAAGAGCGCGGCAACGCCGTGGTCGACGAGTTCGGCGGCAAGGTCCGCTTCGTCAAGGCCGACGTCACCGACACCGAGCAGATGAACGCGGTCTACGACGCCGCCGAGGCCATCGCCCCGCTGCGCGCGCTGATCCATTGCGCCGGCCTGGGCGGCCCGGTGCGCGTGGTCGAGAAAGACGGCTCGCCAGGCTCGCTGGAAAAGTATGAGTCGATCGTGCGCATCAACCTGATCGGCACCTTCAACGCGCTGCGCCTGGGCGCCGCGCGCATGGCGAAGAACGAGCTGGTCGACGGCGAACGCGGTGCCTGCGTGCTGACCGCGTCGGTGGCTGCCTACGAAGGCCAGATCGGCCAGATTCCCTATGCCTCGGCCAAGGCCGGCATCGTCGGCATGACGCTGGTGGCCGCGCGCGACCTGGCGCAGCGCGCGATCCGCGTCTGCACCATCGCCCCGGGGCTGTTCGACACCCCGCTGCTGGCCAAGCTGCCGGAGAACGTGCGCGCCTCGCTCGGCGCCATGGTGCCGCACCCGGCTCGCCTGGGCGCGCCCGATGAATACGCCTCGACCGCGCTGCACATCCTCGAGAACCCCATGCTCAACGGCGAGACCATCCGCCTGGACGGCGCCATCCGCATGGCCCCGCGCTGA
- a CDS encoding thiolase family protein produces the protein MQQAVIVDAIRSPMGRAKPGSAFTELHATELLAQVLKALVERNRLDPGLVDDVITGCVTQAGEQSAGPGRVAWLAAGFPEHVPATTIDRKCGSSQQAVHFAAQGIMAGAYDIVIACGIESMSRVPMGSARIGQNPYGPSMEARYAPGLVSQGVAAELVAARYELSREQMDTYSARSHELAAAARESGAFRREIVGIGTPNGVVEHDETIRPGTSVEKLGTLQASFRNDELSARFPQIGWNVTAGNASQISDGAAAMLLMSEAMAQRLGLKPRARFVAFDVCGDDPIAMLTAPIPASQRAIKKSGLTLDQIDHYEINEAFACVPLAWQRALGADPARLNPRGGAIALGHPLGASGVRLMTTMLHALEDRGQRYGLQSMCEAGGMANATIIERL, from the coding sequence ATGCAACAAGCCGTCATCGTCGACGCCATCCGCAGCCCGATGGGCCGCGCCAAGCCGGGCTCGGCCTTTACCGAACTCCATGCCACCGAACTGCTGGCGCAGGTGCTCAAGGCGCTGGTGGAGCGCAACCGGCTGGACCCGGGACTGGTCGACGACGTCATCACCGGCTGCGTGACGCAGGCCGGGGAGCAATCCGCCGGCCCCGGCCGGGTGGCGTGGCTGGCGGCGGGGTTCCCCGAGCACGTGCCGGCCACCACCATCGACCGCAAGTGCGGCTCCAGCCAGCAGGCGGTGCACTTTGCCGCGCAGGGCATCATGGCCGGCGCCTATGACATCGTCATCGCCTGCGGCATCGAGTCGATGAGCCGGGTGCCGATGGGCTCGGCGCGCATCGGCCAGAACCCCTATGGCCCGTCGATGGAAGCGCGCTACGCGCCGGGCCTGGTATCGCAAGGGGTCGCGGCCGAGCTGGTCGCCGCCAGGTACGAGCTGTCGCGCGAGCAGATGGACACCTACTCGGCGCGCTCGCACGAACTGGCCGCCGCCGCGCGCGAAAGCGGCGCGTTCCGCCGCGAGATCGTCGGCATCGGCACGCCCAACGGCGTGGTCGAGCACGACGAGACCATCCGCCCCGGCACCTCGGTGGAGAAGCTGGGCACGCTGCAGGCGTCGTTCCGCAACGACGAGCTGAGCGCGCGTTTTCCGCAGATCGGCTGGAACGTGACCGCTGGCAATGCCTCGCAGATCAGCGATGGCGCCGCCGCAATGCTGCTGATGAGCGAAGCGATGGCGCAGCGTCTGGGTTTGAAGCCGCGCGCGCGCTTCGTCGCGTTCGACGTCTGCGGCGACGATCCGATCGCGATGCTGACCGCGCCCATTCCCGCCAGCCAGCGCGCGATCAAAAAGAGCGGCCTGACGCTGGACCAGATCGACCATTACGAAATCAACGAAGCCTTTGCCTGCGTGCCGCTGGCGTGGCAGCGCGCGCTCGGCGCCGACCCGGCGCGGCTGAACCCGCGCGGCGGCGCGATCGCGCTGGGCCATCCGCTGGGCGCCTCGGGCGTGCGGCTGATGACCACCATGCTGCATGCGCTGGAAGACCGCGGCCAGCGCTATGGCCTGCAGTCGATGTGCGAAGCCGGCGGCATGGCCAATGCCACCATCATCGAGCGCCTGTAA